The proteins below are encoded in one region of Takifugu rubripes chromosome 1, fTakRub1.2, whole genome shotgun sequence:
- the olig1 gene encoding oligodendrocyte transcription factor 1, with the protein MNMLSNTVIRTQDQALALCGPVSVQDLSDCPPGFNLSSHMDPAPMLGLQSGQPRSAKPQRELSPEEQQELRRKINSRERKRMQDLNIAMDALREVMVPYVSSPSSASSSQSQNPGSAPGRRLSKISTLILARNYILLLGSSLQEMRRLLGELTMGMGINTGPISRLLLTGGWPLISSPSHILLTQDPLLTLSSPSPSSSTSSSSNSKCQLVSTSPMDASLAPVQWNSTGASAGTLCPCEVCTLPRFSHSTPAPRFPK; encoded by the coding sequence ATGAATATGCTGTCAAACACAGTGATCAGGACGCAGGATCAGGCTCTGGCGCTCTGCGGTCCTGTGTCGGTTCAGGATTTATCAGACTGCCCTCCAGGGTTCAACCTGAGCTCTCACATGGACCCTGCACCCATGCTCGGCCTCCAGAGTGGTCAACCGAGGTCGGCCAAACCCCAGAGGGAGCTGAGCCCCgaggaacagcaggagctcCGACGGAAGATCaacagcagagagaggaagaggatgcaggATTTAAACATCGCCATGGACGCTCTGAGGGAAGTCATGGTGCCCtacgtctcctctccctcttcagCCTCATCCTCTCAGTCCCAAAATCCGGGGTCCGCTCCAGGCCGACGGCTCTCTAAGATCTCCACCTTGATTCTGGCAAGGAACTACATCCTTCTCCTGGGCTCATCCCTGCAAGAGATGAGGCGCCTGCTGGGGGAATTAACCATGGGGATGGGGATAAACACGGGGCCCATTTCCCGGCTCCTGCTCACAGGGGGGTGGCCGCTCATCTCCAGTCCCAGTCACATCCTCCTCACTCAGGACCCTCTCCTCACTTTATCgtctccctccccttcctcgTCCACCTCGTCATCCTCTAATTCTAAATGTCAGCTGGTATCTACAAGCCCCATGGACGCCTCGCTGGCACCCGTGCAGTGGAACTCCACAGGGGCCTCAGCAGGGACTCTGTGTCCCTGTGAAGTGTGTACACTGCCCAGATTTAGCCACTCCACTCCAGCGCCGAGATTCCCAAAGTGA
- the olig2 gene encoding oligodendrocyte transcription factor 2 — protein MDSDTSRMSSRPSSPEVDDIFMSSLKTSVHGFSGTVSSTQSDSPPDIGSLRGLSATDEESLAIRLAKKDRKVLSDNELQTIRLKINSRERKRMHDLNVAMDGLREVMPYAHGPSVRKLSKIATLLLARNYILMLSNSLEEMKRLVSEIYGSGAHHGGFHPTACGTMTHAGPVPGHPSTSHSSHPAVHHPLLPPAAVSTASLSAPGIAAVTSVRPHHGLLKAPGTSAGPLGSSFQHWGVGTGMPCPCSMCQVPPPHVPAISTVTMSRLSSDSK, from the coding sequence ATGGACTCAGATACGAGCCGCATGTCGAGCAGACCCTCCTCCCCCGAGGTGGACGACATCTTCATGTCCAGCCTGAAGACATCCGTGCACGGCTTCTCCGGAACCGTGTCCTCCACGCAGAGCGACTCCCCGCCGGACATCGGGAGCCTGCGCGGCCTCTCCGCCACTGACGAGGAGTCCCTCGCCATCCGGCTCGCAAAGAAAGATCGGAAAGTGCTTTCGGACAACGAACTGCAGACGATCCGCCTCAAAATCAACAGCCGCGAGAGGAAAAGGATGCACGACCTCAACGTGGCCATGGACGGACTCCGGGAAGTCATGCCCTACGCGCACGGACCGTCGGTGCGCAAACTCTCCAAAATCGCCACGCTGCTCCTGGCGAGAAATTACATCCTGATGCTGAGCAACTCGCTGGAAGAGATGAAGCGGCTGGTGAGCGAGATCTACGGCAGCGGCGCACACCACGGTGGCTTCCACCCGACAGCTTGCGGGACAATGACACACGCGGGGCCCGTGCCGGGACACCCGAGCACATCTCACAGCTCACACCCGGCGGTGCACCACCCGCTCCTCCCACCGGCGGCGGTGTCCACGGCGTCTCTGTCGGCACCTGGCATCGCCGCCGTCACATCTGTCAGACCTCATCATGGACTCCTCAAAGCTCCCGGTACCAGTGCGGGGCCCCTGGGAAGCAGTTTCCAGCACTGGGGTGTGGGCACCGGGATGCCTTGTCCGTGCAGCATGTGCCAAGTTCCCCCTCCACACGTCCCGGCCATCAGTACCGTTACCATGTCAAGGCTGTCCAGCGACTCCAAGTGA